A genomic segment from Candidatus Viadribacter manganicus encodes:
- the der gene encoding ribosome biogenesis GTPase Der, with amino-acid sequence MTIKLAIVGRPNVGKSTLFNRLAGKKLAIVDDTPGVTRDRREAKGRLGDLDFVLIDTAGFEDATDSSLEARMRQQTEFAIRDADVILFLIDARTGVLPMDEAFAALLRRADKPVVLAANKVEGRAGDVGITEAYALGLGDPIPLSAEHGEGMSELYAAIMAHERAPPDPDAPKPQRPINVAIIGRPNAGKSTLVNALIGEDRLLVGPEAGITRDSIAIDWEWRGKKFRLVDTAGMRKRAKVQAKLERMSVGDSLHALKFADICILVMDANEAFEKQDLSIADLVVREGRSLVFCLSKWDTIEDPRAHFEELKLVARESLPQARGAPLVTVAAQSGVGLDRLMHAVEDAHEDWTARVKTKDLNEWLYATIARHPPPAVGGKRIKPRYMTQIKARPPTFVLIASRAEEMPESYKRYLVNGLRDAFDLHAAPIRLIVKAGKNPFADEEK; translated from the coding sequence ATGACGATCAAGCTCGCGATCGTCGGGCGGCCGAATGTCGGCAAGTCCACGCTCTTCAACAGGCTCGCGGGCAAAAAGCTCGCGATCGTTGATGATACGCCTGGAGTCACGCGTGATCGCCGCGAGGCGAAGGGGCGCTTGGGCGATCTCGACTTTGTCCTGATCGACACGGCCGGCTTCGAAGACGCCACCGATTCTTCGTTGGAAGCGCGGATGCGTCAGCAAACCGAATTCGCGATCCGCGATGCTGACGTCATTTTGTTTCTCATCGATGCGCGCACCGGCGTGTTGCCGATGGATGAGGCGTTTGCGGCGTTGCTTCGCCGGGCGGATAAGCCCGTCGTACTCGCCGCCAACAAGGTCGAAGGTCGCGCCGGCGATGTCGGCATCACGGAAGCGTATGCGCTTGGGCTGGGTGATCCCATTCCGCTCTCGGCCGAGCACGGCGAAGGCATGTCCGAACTCTACGCCGCCATCATGGCCCATGAGCGCGCGCCGCCCGATCCGGATGCGCCGAAGCCGCAGCGCCCGATCAATGTCGCGATCATTGGCCGCCCGAACGCGGGGAAATCGACGCTGGTGAATGCGCTGATCGGCGAAGATCGGCTGCTGGTGGGGCCGGAAGCGGGGATCACGCGCGACTCGATCGCCATTGATTGGGAATGGCGCGGCAAGAAGTTCCGCCTCGTCGATACGGCCGGCATGCGCAAGCGCGCCAAAGTGCAAGCTAAGCTTGAGCGCATGTCTGTTGGCGACTCTCTGCATGCGCTGAAGTTCGCCGATATTTGCATCTTGGTGATGGACGCCAACGAGGCGTTCGAGAAGCAGGATCTCTCGATCGCGGACCTGGTGGTGCGGGAGGGCCGTTCGCTGGTTTTCTGTTTGTCGAAGTGGGACACGATCGAAGATCCACGCGCGCACTTTGAAGAGTTGAAACTGGTCGCGCGCGAAAGCCTGCCGCAAGCACGCGGCGCGCCGCTGGTGACTGTCGCTGCGCAATCAGGCGTAGGCCTCGACCGGTTGATGCATGCAGTTGAAGACGCGCACGAAGACTGGACGGCGCGGGTCAAAACCAAAGACTTGAACGAGTGGCTCTACGCGACCATCGCACGCCACCCGCCGCCTGCTGTCGGCGGCAAGCGCATCAAGCCGCGTTACATGACGCAGATCAAAGCTCGTCCGCCGACATTCGTGCTGATCGCGTCGCGGGCCGAAGAGATGCCGGAAAGTTACAAGCGCTATCTCGTAAACGGCTTGCGTGATGCTTTCGACCTCCACGCTGCGCCGATCCGCCTGATCGTGAAGGCGGGCAAAAACCCCTTCGCGGATGAAGAAAAATAA
- a CDS encoding PQQ-like beta-propeller repeat protein, which produces MKPLRPIAIMAAVAALSACSTVSRIGDAINPFDGGEAPQTVAPQDGRQSILSAEEDLRPSPEYASRTITVPPAVAVSDWTQPGGTADNSPPQSSGMATLERAWRANLGAGSNSRVKLAAPPVISNGSLFFLDADHRVHAIDARDGHRLWDERVRPNEGRDRVARGGGVAIGGGRVYVATGFGFIVALDASNGSEIWRAQASAPFQSAPTVAGDRVYAVTNDSELMAFDAATGEVSWTYQAIAEPARILSAPSVGVEGETVVAPFASGELVALLSANGRRLWSDSLSRAGRVNSLSAINDIAGRPVIDGGAAYAASHSGLLAAIDLRSGQRIWARTFASTQTPWVAADVLYAVSVDGELAAFDRRTGNVFWVQQLRRYRNEGERKGRVAWTGPIMIGGRLVLANSEGEVVAVSPANGQTLASTDVGQPVFIPPIAANDQIYIVTDEARLVVLH; this is translated from the coding sequence ATGAAGCCTTTGCGTCCTATCGCCATTATGGCGGCGGTCGCCGCACTGTCGGCATGCTCGACCGTGAGCCGCATTGGCGATGCGATCAATCCGTTTGACGGGGGCGAGGCGCCTCAAACGGTTGCGCCGCAGGATGGTCGCCAGTCGATCCTTTCGGCCGAAGAGGATCTGCGCCCGAGCCCGGAATATGCGTCACGCACCATCACTGTGCCGCCGGCCGTCGCCGTCAGCGATTGGACCCAACCGGGTGGTACGGCCGATAACTCGCCGCCGCAGTCGAGCGGAATGGCGACGCTTGAGCGCGCCTGGCGCGCCAATCTCGGCGCTGGCTCGAACAGCCGTGTGAAGCTGGCGGCGCCGCCAGTGATTTCGAACGGCTCGCTCTTTTTCCTTGATGCCGATCACCGCGTCCACGCAATCGACGCGCGCGATGGTCATCGTCTCTGGGACGAGCGCGTGCGCCCGAACGAAGGACGTGACCGCGTCGCGCGTGGTGGCGGCGTCGCCATCGGTGGCGGCCGCGTTTACGTGGCGACCGGCTTTGGCTTCATCGTTGCGCTCGATGCGTCAAACGGAAGTGAAATTTGGCGCGCCCAAGCGAGCGCTCCGTTCCAATCTGCTCCGACCGTTGCTGGCGACCGCGTGTACGCTGTCACCAACGACAGCGAACTGATGGCTTTCGACGCCGCGACCGGCGAAGTCAGCTGGACCTATCAGGCCATCGCTGAACCGGCGCGTATTCTCTCGGCCCCCAGCGTTGGCGTCGAAGGCGAAACCGTCGTTGCCCCGTTCGCGTCTGGTGAACTGGTGGCGCTGCTCTCTGCAAACGGGCGCCGTCTGTGGTCGGACTCGCTGTCGCGCGCTGGCCGCGTGAACTCGCTTTCGGCAATCAACGATATCGCGGGCCGTCCGGTCATCGATGGTGGTGCTGCCTATGCGGCGAGCCACTCGGGCCTTCTCGCGGCAATCGATCTGCGTAGCGGTCAACGCATATGGGCGCGCACGTTCGCGTCTACGCAGACGCCGTGGGTTGCGGCCGACGTGCTCTATGCGGTCAGCGTCGATGGCGAGCTTGCTGCATTCGACCGCCGCACCGGCAACGTCTTTTGGGTTCAGCAATTGCGCCGCTATCGCAATGAAGGCGAGCGTAAGGGCCGTGTGGCTTGGACCGGACCGATTATGATCGGCGGCCGTCTCGTGCTCGCGAACTCGGAAGGTGAAGTGGTGGCGGTGTCGCCGGCGAACGGACAGACGCTGGCGTCGACTGACGTCGGCCAGCCCGTGTTCATTCCGCCGATCGCCGCCAACGATCAAATCTACATCGTGACCGACGAAGCGCGTCTCGTCGTTCTGCATTGA
- a CDS encoding tetratricopeptide repeat protein, whose amino-acid sequence MTNETDSFVNEVDESLRQDRAMGLMRKYGPYVAGVFVIFIVGLIGWQVWRDQTVASARRHADAFAAAQALVEAGNVDGAKAEFERLSNEGPRSYRTLARMEHAGILAQQGDLEGALAGFDSAAESAPDQIMRESAQIRAAYIAADTQDFAALRTRLQPLIDSDTRVSYLAKELLAVEAWEAGETQLARDTLEQLTLAFEAPDSLRQRAQIALSVLGPAPATPETPADGASAPAPSEGETK is encoded by the coding sequence GTGACCAACGAAACCGATAGCTTTGTCAATGAAGTGGACGAGAGCCTGCGCCAAGACCGCGCGATGGGTCTTATGCGCAAGTACGGTCCGTACGTCGCTGGCGTCTTTGTAATTTTTATCGTCGGCTTGATTGGCTGGCAGGTATGGCGCGATCAGACGGTCGCGTCTGCGCGCCGTCATGCTGATGCATTCGCAGCCGCGCAGGCTTTGGTCGAAGCCGGCAACGTCGATGGCGCCAAGGCCGAGTTCGAGCGTCTCTCGAATGAGGGCCCGCGTTCGTATCGCACGCTGGCGCGCATGGAGCATGCGGGCATCCTCGCGCAGCAAGGCGACCTAGAAGGCGCGCTCGCGGGCTTTGACTCCGCCGCTGAAAGCGCGCCGGATCAGATCATGCGTGAAAGCGCGCAGATCCGCGCTGCTTACATTGCAGCCGACACTCAAGATTTTGCAGCGTTGCGCACGCGGCTTCAGCCGCTGATCGATTCCGATACGCGCGTTTCGTATCTCGCGAAGGAATTGCTCGCGGTGGAAGCGTGGGAAGCTGGCGAGACACAACTTGCGCGTGACACGCTTGAGCAGCTCACGCTGGCGTTTGAAGCGCCCGACTCATTGCGTCAACGCGCGCAGATCGCGTTGAGCGTGCTTGGCCCTGCGCCAGCAACACCAGAAACACCAGCGGACGGCGCGTCAGCGCCTGCGCCATCCGAAGGAGAGACAAAATGA
- the panB gene encoding 3-methyl-2-oxobutanoate hydroxymethyltransferase, protein MSRHVEAPIRRQSAPDIRARKGGDPIVCLTAYTAPVAEILDEHCDVLLVGDSVGMVVHGMPNTVGVTLEMMIMHGQAVMRGAKRALVVVDMPFGSYEASAEQAFANATRILKETGAQAVKVEAGVYVGATIAYLVQRGIPVMGHVGLRPQAVNVDGKFRAKGRTKEERAQVLAEARAADEAGAFAIVVEGVDETLAPEITAAVKAPTIGIGASAQCDGQILVTDDLLGLFDWTPKFVRRYANLKAEIAKAAANYAADVRARRFPAAAETYALGGGKARRPRVAGGDERG, encoded by the coding sequence ATGTCCCGTCACGTTGAAGCGCCAATCCGCCGGCAAAGCGCGCCCGACATTCGCGCCCGCAAGGGTGGCGATCCGATCGTCTGCTTGACGGCGTACACCGCGCCTGTCGCCGAAATCCTGGATGAGCACTGCGATGTGCTGCTCGTGGGCGACAGCGTCGGCATGGTCGTGCACGGCATGCCGAATACGGTCGGCGTGACGCTCGAAATGATGATCATGCACGGGCAAGCGGTGATGCGCGGCGCCAAGCGTGCGCTGGTCGTCGTCGATATGCCATTCGGCTCTTACGAAGCGAGCGCCGAGCAGGCGTTTGCCAATGCGACCCGTATTCTCAAAGAAACCGGTGCGCAGGCGGTGAAGGTCGAGGCTGGCGTCTATGTCGGCGCGACCATCGCGTATTTGGTGCAGCGCGGTATTCCGGTGATGGGCCACGTTGGCCTTCGCCCCCAGGCGGTGAACGTCGATGGGAAATTCCGCGCTAAGGGCCGCACGAAGGAAGAGCGGGCCCAGGTCTTGGCCGAAGCCCGGGCGGCGGATGAAGCGGGCGCATTCGCCATTGTGGTGGAGGGTGTGGATGAAACACTCGCCCCCGAAATAACCGCCGCTGTAAAGGCCCCAACCATCGGCATTGGCGCTTCGGCCCAGTGCGACGGCCAGATCCTGGTGACCGACGATCTCCTCGGCCTTTTCGACTGGACCCCCAAGTTTGTCCGCCGGTACGCCAACCTGAAGGCCGAAATCGCTAAGGCGGCCGCCAACTACGCCGCCGACGTCCGCGCCCGCCGTTTTCCTGCCGCAGCTGAGACCTATGCCCTGGGCGGCGGAAAGGCGCGGCGCCCGCGCGTTGCCGGGGGCGACGAGCGCGGCTAG
- a CDS encoding DUF6249 domain-containing protein, with protein MDGAILVPIGFFAFLTAIILVPIYLRERTRQSAHHLIAQALEKGQQLDPALMRTLTEGQKKVQDKARSSLGSGVVLTSLAGGFAAASFFAEIEELMIPAAILGALGVAFILLAIVDYSTKKKDD; from the coding sequence ATGGATGGTGCTATCCTTGTTCCTATTGGGTTTTTTGCCTTTCTGACGGCAATTATCCTGGTTCCGATCTACCTGCGGGAACGGACCCGCCAATCCGCTCACCACCTGATCGCGCAGGCGCTCGAGAAGGGCCAACAACTCGATCCTGCCCTTATGCGCACCCTGACTGAAGGTCAAAAGAAGGTTCAGGATAAGGCCCGCTCCAGCCTCGGCAGCGGTGTTGTTCTGACCTCGCTTGCCGGCGGCTTCGCGGCGGCCAGCTTTTTCGCCGAGATTGAAGAGCTTATGATCCCGGCAGCGATCCTCGGCGCGCTTGGCGTCGCGTTTATCCTGCTTGCGATCGTCGATTATTCCACGAAGAAGAAGGACGACTGA
- a CDS encoding RNA polymerase sigma factor, translating to MSPHDEARLIAAARRGDSRAYAALVDAHQQPVRGFLRRFAGQWADADDLAQEAFVTAWRKLARFEGRSSFRSWVCGIGFRIARDAKRSHGRAQAREHDWHSEQESGEEGSPLEDRIAVQRAMADLADEQRAAVALCLGEGFSHSEAAEILKLPLGTVKSHVTRGRERLLRVLETNDDH from the coding sequence ATGAGTCCGCATGATGAGGCGCGTCTCATCGCAGCAGCGCGCCGAGGCGACTCGCGCGCATACGCCGCCTTGGTAGACGCGCATCAGCAACCAGTACGTGGGTTTTTGCGCCGTTTCGCAGGGCAATGGGCGGATGCGGACGATCTCGCGCAGGAGGCGTTCGTGACTGCGTGGCGAAAGCTCGCGCGTTTCGAAGGCCGATCGAGTTTTCGCTCCTGGGTGTGCGGCATTGGATTTCGCATCGCGCGTGACGCTAAGCGCTCGCATGGCCGTGCGCAGGCGCGCGAGCATGATTGGCATAGTGAACAAGAGAGCGGCGAGGAGGGCTCGCCGTTGGAGGATCGCATCGCCGTGCAGCGCGCGATGGCGGATCTAGCTGACGAACAGCGCGCTGCTGTTGCGCTATGTCTGGGGGAAGGGTTTTCTCACAGCGAAGCTGCAGAGATATTGAAACTGCCGCTTGGCACGGTGAAATCGCATGTGACGCGCGGGCGCGAACGCTTGCTGCGCGTATTGGAGACGAACGATGACCACTGA
- a CDS encoding DUF6249 domain-containing protein, with amino-acid sequence MISAGWDPWMVTFFIFGAVTISMISAGWAQWLEHHRRKQAMEVIKAAIEAGREPPQIVYDQLGQGGQKPPWSEVVVFTALGFGFWIAFANAEGESRVAFLVVAATMTVTALGCLALAIMRPGSRGKDDESA; translated from the coding sequence ATGATCAGTGCCGGCTGGGACCCATGGATGGTCACGTTCTTTATCTTTGGCGCCGTGACGATCTCGATGATCAGCGCAGGATGGGCGCAATGGCTTGAACACCATCGCCGCAAGCAGGCTATGGAAGTGATCAAGGCTGCGATCGAGGCGGGCCGAGAGCCGCCGCAGATTGTTTATGATCAGCTCGGGCAGGGCGGTCAGAAGCCGCCGTGGAGCGAAGTGGTTGTTTTCACCGCTTTGGGCTTTGGGTTCTGGATTGCGTTCGCGAACGCTGAAGGCGAAAGCCGCGTGGCCTTCTTGGTGGTTGCCGCGACGATGACGGTTACGGCGCTGGGTTGCTTGGCGCTTGCGATCATGCGTCCGGGCAGTCGCGGCAAAGACGATGAGTCCGCATGA
- a CDS encoding ArsR/SmtB family transcription factor has protein sequence MFRAAAHLDLAFQALADPSRRAMVDRLIQGPATVSELAKPLAMSLPGVMQHLAVLEASGLVVSEKRGRSRTCRIEPKVLSQAEQWITERRLLWERRLDRLGQFLDETKDN, from the coding sequence ATGTTCAGAGCCGCTGCTCACCTCGATCTCGCGTTTCAGGCGCTGGCTGACCCAAGCCGCCGCGCCATGGTCGACCGCCTGATCCAAGGCCCTGCGACCGTCAGCGAATTAGCCAAGCCGCTCGCGATGTCGCTGCCTGGCGTCATGCAGCATCTCGCGGTGCTCGAAGCGAGCGGACTGGTGGTTTCTGAAAAGCGCGGTCGCAGCCGCACATGCCGGATCGAGCCCAAGGTGCTCAGCCAAGCCGAGCAATGGATCACGGAACGTCGCCTCCTATGGGAACGCCGCTTGGATCGGCTTGGCCAATTTCTCGACGAAACGAAAGACAATTGA
- a CDS encoding glutathione S-transferase family protein, which produces MMLTLYGHPISSFTWKVLTALYENETPFESVTVDQNTYGAFIAKWPMGKFPILLDSDRNQMISETSVIIEYLDAYYPGRTPFMPKDFDTALEVRRWDRIFDHLNVTMSKTVVDNIRPDGQRDPYGVEEAKRIMRGVYGVVETQLADREFIVGKSFTLADCAAAPALWYSVRNLPLDGGLPRIGAYLDRLKARPSFARALQGSEPLFHMYPGA; this is translated from the coding sequence TTGATGCTCACGCTTTACGGACACCCGATCTCTTCATTCACTTGGAAGGTGCTCACCGCGCTTTACGAAAACGAAACGCCGTTCGAGAGCGTGACTGTCGACCAGAACACCTATGGCGCGTTCATCGCCAAATGGCCGATGGGCAAATTTCCGATCCTGCTCGATAGCGATCGCAACCAGATGATCTCGGAAACAAGCGTGATCATCGAATATCTCGACGCCTACTATCCGGGCCGCACGCCATTCATGCCCAAGGATTTCGACACGGCGCTTGAAGTGCGGCGATGGGATCGAATCTTCGACCACCTCAACGTCACAATGAGTAAGACCGTCGTCGACAACATCCGTCCGGACGGCCAACGCGACCCCTACGGCGTCGAAGAAGCCAAACGCATCATGCGCGGCGTCTATGGCGTCGTCGAAACGCAACTCGCCGATCGAGAATTCATTGTCGGCAAAAGCTTCACATTGGCGGACTGCGCCGCCGCGCCCGCACTTTGGTACAGCGTCCGCAATCTGCCGCTCGACGGCGGTTTGCCGCGCATCGGCGCCTATCTCGATCGCCTGAAAGCGCGCCCATCGTTCGCGCGTGCGTTGCAGGGCTCCGAGCCGCTCTTTCACATGTATCCAGGCGCCTGA
- a CDS encoding SRPBCC domain-containing protein: protein MTALAHATIVMERTYDAAPSRVFAAWSNLEARKRWSAPAESIRIEYEAADFREGGRDVSRCIEAGNADFVATVIYLDIRKDQRIVFAEDVVHGGRRVSAALISVEFGAKGAATHLALTMQIVSFDGSGMETGYQFGWSAALDNLTKEFA from the coding sequence ATGACTGCCCTCGCACACGCCACCATCGTTATGGAACGCACCTACGACGCCGCGCCCTCGCGCGTATTCGCCGCATGGTCGAACCTCGAAGCCCGCAAGCGCTGGTCGGCGCCAGCCGAAAGCATACGCATTGAATACGAAGCCGCCGATTTTCGAGAAGGCGGCCGCGATGTCTCGCGCTGCATCGAAGCAGGCAACGCTGATTTCGTCGCGACCGTCATTTATCTCGACATCCGCAAAGATCAGCGCATCGTCTTCGCCGAAGACGTCGTCCACGGAGGGCGACGCGTCTCTGCAGCGCTGATCAGCGTCGAGTTTGGCGCCAAGGGGGCGGCAACGCACCTCGCGCTCACCATGCAGATCGTGTCCTTCGACGGCTCGGGCATGGAAACCGGCTACCAATTCGGTTGGTCAGCCGCGCTCGACAATCTCACCAAAGAATTTGCCTAA
- a CDS encoding SRPBCC family protein — MTNTTHASFVIERTYSASPPRVFAAWADPEAKRAWFVEGEGWDIQSYAIDFREGGGETSTFRFIKGQETFGEETIFGNQTVFNEIAPNERIVFTYAMDRNGKRFSISPVTVELKPAGAGTRFTFTEHGAYFEGADGVKMREAGWHELLQKLADHLARAN, encoded by the coding sequence ATGACCAACACAACACATGCAAGCTTCGTGATTGAGCGCACTTACTCAGCCTCGCCGCCACGCGTCTTCGCCGCCTGGGCGGACCCAGAAGCTAAGCGCGCATGGTTCGTCGAAGGCGAAGGTTGGGACATCCAATCCTACGCCATCGATTTCCGCGAGGGCGGCGGCGAGACGAGCACATTCCGTTTCATCAAGGGTCAAGAAACATTCGGCGAAGAGACGATCTTCGGAAACCAGACAGTCTTCAACGAGATCGCACCCAACGAACGCATCGTTTTCACCTATGCGATGGATCGCAACGGCAAGCGCTTCAGCATCTCGCCCGTCACCGTCGAACTGAAACCCGCCGGCGCCGGGACGCGCTTCACCTTCACCGAACATGGCGCGTATTTCGAAGGCGCCGATGGTGTGAAAATGCGCGAAGCCGGCTGGCATGAGCTACTACAGAAACTCGCCGATCACCTCGCACGGGCAAACTGA
- a CDS encoding alpha/beta family hydrolase, whose product MTITIELGEDAAVSAIWLTPAQPQATYVFAHGAGAGMAHKSMTAIAESLAARGIATLRYNFLYMERGSKRPDAPALAHKAVRAAVAKAHDLAPKLPLFAGGKSFGGRMTSQAQALQPLPDVRGLIFFGFPLHPAGKPSDERAAHLDDVAVPMLFVQGANDSLATVDLLKPVIKRLGTRATLALVEHADHSFHVPAKSGRKDAEVLAEICDTAASWVAQHD is encoded by the coding sequence GTGACGATAACCATCGAGCTGGGCGAAGACGCCGCCGTTTCCGCGATCTGGCTGACGCCGGCTCAGCCACAAGCCACTTATGTCTTCGCGCATGGCGCCGGCGCTGGCATGGCGCATAAATCCATGACCGCCATCGCCGAAAGTCTCGCCGCGCGCGGCATCGCCACGTTGCGCTACAACTTTCTCTATATGGAGCGCGGATCGAAGCGACCCGACGCGCCTGCGCTCGCCCACAAAGCGGTTCGCGCCGCTGTCGCGAAGGCGCACGACCTTGCACCCAAGTTGCCGCTCTTCGCCGGCGGTAAATCCTTCGGCGGGCGCATGACATCGCAAGCACAAGCCCTTCAGCCGTTGCCGGACGTTCGTGGGCTTATCTTCTTTGGCTTCCCGCTTCACCCCGCGGGCAAACCCAGCGACGAGCGCGCAGCGCACCTGGATGACGTCGCAGTCCCAATGCTCTTTGTGCAAGGCGCGAACGATTCGCTCGCGACGGTCGATCTGCTGAAACCTGTTATCAAGCGCCTAGGAACGCGCGCAACGCTCGCCCTCGTCGAACATGCAGATCATAGCTTCCATGTGCCCGCGAAGAGCGGACGCAAAGATGCGGAGGTGTTGGCGGAAATCTGCGATACCGCGGCGAGTTGGGTGGCGCAGCACGACTAG
- a CDS encoding ArsC family reductase, with product MAKSKQITIYGIKNCDTMKKARTWLEDHDVAYAFHDYKAEGIDKATLERWARGVSWEILLNRAGTTFRKLPDAQREDLTEKKAIALMLEQPSMIKRPVLEVGGKVLVGFKPEVYAKQFA from the coding sequence ATGGCCAAGAGCAAGCAGATTACGATCTACGGGATCAAGAACTGTGACACGATGAAGAAGGCGCGCACGTGGTTGGAAGACCATGACGTTGCGTACGCATTTCACGATTACAAAGCCGAAGGCATCGACAAGGCGACGCTTGAGCGTTGGGCCAGGGGTGTGAGCTGGGAAATCTTGCTCAATCGCGCCGGTACGACGTTCCGTAAACTGCCCGATGCTCAGCGCGAAGATCTCACGGAGAAGAAGGCAATTGCCTTGATGCTGGAACAACCGAGCATGATCAAACGACCGGTGCTCGAGGTGGGCGGGAAGGTGTTGGTTGGTTTTAAGCCTGAGGTTTACGCGAAGCAGTTCGCCTAG
- a CDS encoding glutathione S-transferase family protein: protein MADKLTFYTNPMSRGRIIRWMLEEVGQPYETVILGYGASMKGPEYLAINPMGKVPAIKHGNAVVTEGAAICAYLADVFPQANLAPANNDERARYYRWMFFAAGPIEAAANAKAMGWEAPADKQGMLGFGSMAHVLDALEFALKDTPYIAGDRFTAADVYFGSHIMWGTQFGTLEKRTVFEPYMARLHNRPAAVRARDIDDAIIAEQQKQQQQ from the coding sequence ATGGCCGACAAGCTCACATTTTATACGAACCCAATGTCGCGCGGGCGGATCATCCGATGGATGCTGGAAGAAGTCGGCCAACCCTATGAAACAGTCATTCTCGGCTATGGCGCGAGCATGAAGGGGCCGGAATATTTGGCGATCAATCCCATGGGCAAGGTGCCCGCGATCAAGCACGGAAACGCCGTCGTAACGGAAGGCGCCGCCATCTGCGCCTATCTCGCCGACGTCTTCCCCCAAGCGAACCTCGCCCCGGCAAACAACGACGAACGCGCACGCTATTATCGCTGGATGTTCTTCGCCGCAGGGCCAATCGAAGCGGCCGCGAACGCCAAAGCGATGGGATGGGAAGCCCCTGCCGACAAACAAGGCATGCTCGGCTTCGGATCGATGGCGCACGTGCTGGATGCGCTGGAGTTCGCACTTAAGGACACGCCCTACATTGCGGGCGATCGGTTCACGGCAGCGGACGTCTATTTCGGGTCGCACATCATGTGGGGCACTCAATTCGGCACGCTGGAAAAGCGCACAGTGTTCGAGCCCTACATGGCGCGGCTTCACAATCGCCCGGCAGCGGTCCGCGCGCGCGACATCGACGACGCCATCATCGCCGAACAACAAAAGCAACAACAACAATAG
- a CDS encoding SDR family oxidoreductase, translating into MKDLFSLKGRVALVTGGSRGIGKMIAEGFLHQGAKVYISARKGGALEETATELSAIGPCIPIVVDTSGADGAQKMADAFLGYEDTLDILVNNAGAAWGAPFDEFPENGWDKVMDLNVKTPFFLTQKLHEPLKRGAANGHLAKVINIVSIDGVSVNQQETYSYAASKAGLIHLTKRMALRLIQDNIAVSAIAPGAFPSDMNRVARDHGDMVSQAIPAKRVGTSEDMAGAAIYLASRAGDYVVGSTIIVDGGVTYARS; encoded by the coding sequence ATGAAGGACCTGTTTTCTCTCAAAGGCCGCGTTGCGCTGGTCACCGGCGGCTCGCGCGGCATCGGCAAGATGATCGCGGAAGGCTTCCTGCATCAGGGCGCCAAGGTTTACATCTCGGCTCGCAAAGGCGGCGCACTGGAAGAAACCGCCACCGAACTTTCGGCAATCGGCCCCTGCATTCCAATCGTCGTCGACACTTCCGGCGCCGATGGCGCGCAGAAGATGGCGGACGCGTTTCTTGGCTACGAAGATACCCTCGACATTCTCGTCAATAACGCTGGCGCCGCCTGGGGCGCGCCGTTCGATGAATTCCCGGAAAACGGCTGGGACAAGGTCATGGACCTCAACGTCAAGACGCCATTCTTCTTGACGCAGAAACTGCACGAACCTCTAAAGCGCGGCGCCGCAAACGGCCACCTCGCCAAGGTCATCAACATCGTCTCGATCGACGGCGTCTCGGTGAACCAGCAAGAGACCTATTCGTATGCCGCGAGCAAAGCCGGCCTCATTCACCTCACTAAGCGCATGGCGCTGCGGCTCATTCAGGACAACATTGCCGTCAGCGCCATCGCGCCCGGCGCATTCCCGTCCGACATGAACCGCGTCGCCCGCGATCACGGCGACATGGTCTCGCAAGCGATCCCGGCAAAACGCGTCGGCACGAGTGAGGACATGGCGGGCGCTGCGATTTACCTCGCTTCGCGCGCGGGCGATTACGTCGTCGGCTCCACAATCATCGTCGACGGCGGCGTCACCTACGCACGAAGCTGA